The Thermodesulfobacteriota bacterium genomic sequence TGCAGGTAAGGAGATCGGAAGAACCAAAAATGAATTTTCTATTTTTTTAAATAGATCGCGTCTATGATTTTATTGCTTTCATCAAGCCCATGCTGACAGAAATGATCAAAAAATTGGCTGATTTCCTCCATAAACGAAGCCCCTTCTCCTTTGTTGCCGGATAACAGCCTTTGTTTCCCTTCGTTTAAAACAGAGCTAAATTCTTCCAGCATCTCAGATACATGCCGGTTTCCACCGATCAGGTCATCATAAAGATTGGGATCCTGTGAAAGAATGCGTCCGATCAGATCCAAATGAATTCTAAAAACCGGTGTGGAATAAAGCATGGCTTCTTTCGGATTCATGTTCAGTTTCTGCAGCAGTCTCCCCAGGCAGACAGTCAGCATATGTGTCAGCCCTTGCACAACCGCCATATTCCGGTCATGCATTTCAGCAGTCATGTGTGTGACGATGGCACCTTCTTTTCTTAATTCGTTTTCCAGCCAGTTTTGCCAGTAATCACCTCTTTGGGGACACATGATCATGTTCTGCCCTTTAATCGTAACTGGGTAAGGCCCAAACAGGGGGTGAGTTCCCACAACCTCAGCCTTTGAAAACCTCGCCATCGCCTCAACGATATCCTTTTTCATGGAACAAAAATCCATAAAGAGTTGCTCTTTTCGCAACACAGGGCCGATCTCTCTTGCAAGTATTAAAGCGACATCAAGAGGCACGCTTAAGGTCACCACGTCACTTTGTTGGGCGATATCTTTCGGTCTGAGTTCTGTTTTTAGATCGGATAGTAAAACCCGGTGCCCTGCCCCGGTAAAGAAACGATTAAACCATCTGCCCATTTGCCCGTTAGCGCCGATTATCCCGATGGTCACCCGTTTCACGATATCGCCTTCTGCCTTAAGAGGTGATCGGCCAAAACCAGGTTTACCATGGCCTCACAAACCACATTAATCCTGGGTATGGCTGAAATATCGTGGCGTCCCTTGATTGAAATGGTTTTTTGATTTCCCCTTTGATCAATCGTTTTTTGCTCAATTCGGATGGAAGGGATCGGCTTAACCGCCACCCGAACGATGATGTCATCTCCGTTTGTTATGCCTGCAAGAATACCACCGGCATGATTGGTGGCAAATCCGGTTGAATGTATGGGATCGTTATTTTCACTGCCGAGCAGTTTCGCAGCCTTGAATCCTGTTCCAATTTCGACCCCTTTAACCGCACCAATGCTCATCAGCGCTTTGGCCAGATCCGCATCCATCTTGTCAAACACCGGATCTCCCAGTCCCTGGGGAACTCCTCTGGCCACGATTTCCACAATCCCTCCAACAGAATCGCCATTTTTTTTTACCTGTTGAATACGTTCCTGCATCTTTGCTGCTGCCTTGTCATCCGGACAAAAAAACCTATTTTTTTCGATTTGATCCGGGTCGTGTTTTTCTGCCTTTATTCCACCCAGTTCAATGGTGGTTGCCAAAACAGCAATTCCTTCGGTATCAAGTACAGCTTTGGCAACTGCACCTGCAGCCACCCGTGCTGCTGTTTCACGGGCGGACGCCCGTCCGCCTCCACGCCAGTCACGAATTTGATACTTGGCCATGTAAGTGATATCCCCGTGACCCGGCCGGTAAGTATCAGCATAGGGCTCATATGCAGCCGAATCTGCATCTTTGTTTTCAACCATGATCATTAAAGGGGTACCGGTGGTCATGCCATTAAAAACGCCGGACAGGATCACCGCTTTATCCGGTTCTGTTCGTTTTGTGCTTGCAATTGACGATCCAGGCTTTCTTCGGTTCAGCATGGATTGGATGATATTTTCATCAATGGGTATCCTTGGAGGGCATCCATCGATCACCACTCCGATTCCCTTTCCATGGGATTCCCCCCAGGTGGTAATTTTGAATAGTTTTCCCAAACTGTTTCCAGGCATTTTTTCTCCTGACTACACGTATTCTCAAACGTAATTTAGAATATATGTACCAAGCTTAAAGCCGTTTTTACAATTCCAGCTTCGCTATGACAGATTTGCATACACCGTTAGTATCAAGGTTGTCGGTATCAATGCAAAAGTCCATCGCTTTTTCGTATAATGGTGTCCGTTTTAAAAGTGTTTGTTGTATTTCTTCATCGAGTTCTTTTGTTGTCAAAGAAGGTCTGAAATCTTTTGTGTTGTTATCCATCAGCATCCTTTTTTTAACGGTCGCAAACTTTGCTTTTAGCCACACAACGTTTCCGTTTTTTTTCATATTTGCCGTGTTTTCTTTGCTAAGAACCACCCCGCCTCCTGTGGCCACAATCTGTCTATCATGATGGCACACTTTTTTTAACACAGCGGTTTCTCTCTCACGAAAATAATCCCAGCCCTTTTTATCAACGATTTCCAATATGGTCATTCCTTCTTCTTCAACTATTTTCAAATCCGTATCGATAAACGGTCGGTTTAACATACCGGCAATTGATTGACCGACTTTAGTTTTACCGCTGCATCGGTAACCGATTAAAAAAATGTTCATCACATCATTATCTCGCATATTGCCGTTTTCATGTTCTCCCACATTCGGATTTTGGTGGTTGTTTTTGAAAATTCAAGCTCGATGATAGTTAGATTGAGCTTTAATTTTTATGGTATAACCCTTTAAATACATTCCAGAAATCAGGAAACGATTTTTCAACACATTTTTCATCTTTTATAAATATACCGGGCACCTTAAGACCGGCCATGGCAAAACTCATGGCGATCCTATGATCATTATAAGTTGAGATTTCTGCTCCATGGGGCCTTGAACCTTTTATCGTCAGTCCGCTATCTGTGATGCCGGATTCGATGCCCATCTTTGCAAGTTCGTTTGCTACAGAAGCCAAACGATCACTCTCTTTTAATTTTAGATGCTGGACATTATTAATGACGGTTGTTCCCTTTGCAAAGGCCGAGACCACCGCAAGAGTGGGAACCATGTCCGGCATGTCTGACATGTCCGCTTCTATACCTGAAAGCGATCCACCGGTCACACTGATTCCGTCTTTTTCATCAATTATCTTGCAACCCATTTTTTCAAGCAGGCTTGTAAAACGAACATCCCCCTGTGGGGAATTTTTCGTAATTCCCTTTACTTTGATGCAGGTACCGGTGATCGCTGCAGCGCCCCAGAAATATCCTGCCTGGGAGCCGTCCGGTTCAACAAAATACGACCCTGATCTGTATTCTTGCCCTCGCTGAACCTTGAAATAATTGTATCCATCACGAATGACATCAACACCGAATCTTTGCATTACATCAACCGTGATATCGATGTACGGTCTGGATACAGGGCCTTTTATCACATTGACTTCAAGTCCCTGCTTGGTAAACGGTGCTATTAAAAGAATTGCTGAAAGATACTGGCTGCTGTTTTCACAATCTATAGTAATTTTACCGCCTTTTAGATTTCCACCTCTAATAACCACAGGCGGGCATCCGTTATGATTAACTGAATAGGCTGATACTCCCATTTGAATCAAAGCGTC encodes the following:
- a CDS encoding prephenate dehydrogenase/arogenate dehydrogenase family protein — protein: MKRVTIGIIGANGQMGRWFNRFFTGAGHRVLLSDLKTELRPKDIAQQSDVVTLSVPLDVALILAREIGPVLRKEQLFMDFCSMKKDIVEAMARFSKAEVVGTHPLFGPYPVTIKGQNMIMCPQRGDYWQNWLENELRKEGAIVTHMTAEMHDRNMAVVQGLTHMLTVCLGRLLQKLNMNPKEAMLYSTPVFRIHLDLIGRILSQDPNLYDDLIGGNRHVSEMLEEFSSVLNEGKQRLLSGNKGEGASFMEEISQFFDHFCQHGLDESNKIIDAIYLKK
- the aroC gene encoding chorismate synthase, with product MPGNSLGKLFKITTWGESHGKGIGVVIDGCPPRIPIDENIIQSMLNRRKPGSSIASTKRTEPDKAVILSGVFNGMTTGTPLMIMVENKDADSAAYEPYADTYRPGHGDITYMAKYQIRDWRGGGRASARETAARVAAGAVAKAVLDTEGIAVLATTIELGGIKAEKHDPDQIEKNRFFCPDDKAAAKMQERIQQVKKNGDSVGGIVEIVARGVPQGLGDPVFDKMDADLAKALMSIGAVKGVEIGTGFKAAKLLGSENNDPIHSTGFATNHAGGILAGITNGDDIIVRVAVKPIPSIRIEQKTIDQRGNQKTISIKGRHDISAIPRINVVCEAMVNLVLADHLLRQKAIS
- a CDS encoding shikimate kinase, which codes for MRDNDVMNIFLIGYRCSGKTKVGQSIAGMLNRPFIDTDLKIVEEEGMTILEIVDKKGWDYFRERETAVLKKVCHHDRQIVATGGGVVLSKENTANMKKNGNVVWLKAKFATVKKRMLMDNNTKDFRPSLTTKELDEEIQQTLLKRTPLYEKAMDFCIDTDNLDTNGVCKSVIAKLEL
- the aroA gene encoding 3-phosphoshikimate 1-carboxyvinyltransferase → MIEIKAKKIGNCEISVPGSKSYTHRILIASALSDGICRIDNALKSEDTLITVSALKQMGITIDSNDQRFMVHGAKGAFKDTNEPVYLGNSGTSMRFLTALASIGKDRYLLTGTERMKQRPIQDLLDALIQMGVSAYSVNHNGCPPVVIRGGNLKGGKITIDCENSSQYLSAILLIAPFTKQGLEVNVIKGPVSRPYIDITVDVMQRFGVDVIRDGYNYFKVQRGQEYRSGSYFVEPDGSQAGYFWGAAAITGTCIKVKGITKNSPQGDVRFTSLLEKMGCKIIDEKDGISVTGGSLSGIEADMSDMPDMVPTLAVVSAFAKGTTVINNVQHLKLKESDRLASVANELAKMGIESGITDSGLTIKGSRPHGAEISTYNDHRIAMSFAMAGLKVPGIFIKDEKCVEKSFPDFWNVFKGLYHKN